Proteins encoded in a region of the Pigmentiphaga litoralis genome:
- a CDS encoding VOC family protein, with amino-acid sequence MNSPIAADLSAPTVQGLHHFAWRCRDAEETRHFYEDLIGLPLVHVIRLDHVPSTGEYCPYVHIFFEMGDGSYIAFFDLGDDVSALPSPNTPAWVNHIALQVDSLDRLMALKARLEAAGVDVLGVTDHHIVKSIYFFDPNGFRVELTVRTVSDADMKSHARVAHADLAKWVTDKAQLRAAAGASSATAVSANAQGH; translated from the coding sequence ATGAATAGCCCGATTGCCGCCGACCTGTCGGCGCCCACCGTTCAAGGACTGCACCACTTTGCGTGGCGCTGCCGCGATGCCGAAGAGACGCGGCATTTCTATGAAGACCTGATCGGCCTGCCGCTGGTCCACGTGATCCGTCTGGACCACGTGCCCAGCACTGGCGAGTACTGCCCGTACGTCCACATCTTTTTCGAGATGGGTGACGGGTCGTACATTGCCTTCTTCGACCTGGGCGACGATGTATCCGCCCTGCCCTCGCCGAACACGCCCGCCTGGGTCAATCACATTGCGCTGCAAGTCGACAGCCTGGACCGCCTCATGGCCTTGAAGGCCAGGCTGGAAGCGGCCGGCGTGGACGTGCTGGGCGTGACGGATCACCACATCGTCAAGTCCATCTACTTCTTTGACCCAAACGGTTTCCGGGTCGAGCTGACCGTGCGCACCGTGTCCGATGCGGACATGAAATCGCATGCCCGCGTGGCCCATGCCGACCTGGCCAAGTGGGTGACCGACAAGGCGCAGCTGCGTGCTGCGGCGGGTGCGTCATCCGCCACCGCCGTTTCCGCCAACGCCCAAGGACACTGA
- the fahA gene encoding fumarylacetoacetase, whose amino-acid sequence MADVTTTSLNATHDASVRSWVDSANADDTDFPIQNLPYGILERDGRRGGAVAIGDQVLDIGAALDAGWFEGAARRAAEAASAPTLNAFMALPPADTHALRAALFDRLRADGTSGDPARADAAKVLVPAAGATLHLPCRIEGYTDFLTSIHHTERHGKLKGLKDPLPPAFKYLPVAYHGRTSSIRVSGPDVVRPHGQWKAADGSVQFGAIEAMDFELELGLFVGQGNAQASPIPIDQVADYLFGFCLLNDWSAKSIQWWEQVLGPFLGKNFHSSVSPWVVTAEALAPFRTAACARPEGDPAPLPHLASEADQRQGAFDIQLEAWLSSDTMRSSGDGPARISQTNAKTLYWTFGQMVAHHTSNGCNLLPGDLIGSGTVSGEARSSMACMTEMTSAGAEAITLPNGETRKWLMDGDEIVLRGKAEKAGFRTIGFGECRGRIAPAR is encoded by the coding sequence ATGGCTGATGTGACTACCACTTCTTTGAACGCCACCCACGACGCGTCCGTCCGCAGCTGGGTCGACAGCGCGAATGCTGACGACACCGACTTCCCCATTCAGAACCTGCCTTACGGCATTCTTGAGCGCGATGGACGACGCGGGGGTGCGGTCGCCATTGGCGACCAGGTGCTGGATATCGGCGCGGCGCTGGACGCGGGCTGGTTCGAAGGCGCAGCCCGGCGTGCCGCCGAAGCCGCCAGCGCGCCCACGCTGAATGCCTTCATGGCGCTTCCGCCGGCCGACACGCACGCCTTGCGGGCCGCGCTGTTCGACAGGCTGCGCGCCGATGGAACGTCTGGCGACCCGGCGCGTGCCGATGCCGCCAAGGTCCTGGTGCCTGCCGCGGGCGCCACGCTGCACCTGCCGTGCCGCATCGAAGGCTATACCGACTTCCTGACGTCCATCCATCACACGGAACGCCACGGCAAGCTCAAAGGCCTGAAAGACCCCTTGCCGCCCGCCTTCAAATATCTGCCTGTGGCGTATCACGGCCGCACGTCATCGATCCGTGTGAGCGGCCCGGATGTGGTGCGTCCACATGGGCAATGGAAAGCCGCCGATGGCAGCGTCCAGTTCGGCGCGATCGAAGCGATGGACTTTGAACTGGAACTGGGCCTGTTCGTGGGCCAGGGCAATGCGCAGGCCTCGCCGATCCCGATCGACCAGGTGGCCGACTATCTCTTTGGGTTTTGCCTGCTCAACGATTGGTCCGCCAAGAGCATCCAGTGGTGGGAACAGGTGCTGGGGCCTTTCCTGGGCAAGAACTTTCATTCCTCGGTGTCGCCCTGGGTCGTGACGGCCGAGGCCCTGGCGCCCTTTCGCACGGCCGCCTGCGCGCGTCCTGAAGGCGACCCCGCGCCGCTGCCGCATCTGGCCAGCGAGGCGGACCAACGCCAGGGCGCGTTCGATATCCAGCTCGAAGCCTGGCTGTCCAGCGACACGATGCGCAGCAGCGGCGACGGCCCGGCACGCATCAGCCAGACGAACGCCAAGACGCTGTACTGGACTTTTGGCCAAATGGTCGCCCATCACACCAGCAACGGGTGCAACCTGTTGCCTGGCGACCTGATTGGCAGCGGCACGGTATCGGGCGAAGCGCGCAGTTCCATGGCCTGCATGACCGAGATGACCAGCGCCGGGGCCGAAGCCATCACGCTGCCGAATGGCGAAACGCGGAAGTGGCTGATGGATGGCGACGAGATCGTGCTGCGCGGCAAGGCGGAAAAGGCGGGCTTTCGCACGATCGGTTTCGGCGAATGCCGCGGCCGGATCGCACCGGCGCGATAG
- a CDS encoding LysR family transcriptional regulator translates to MNISLRQLKAFLGVAESANFTKTAQHLHLSQAGLSATIRELESQLNTRLFERTTRAVVLTEAGRVFLPTAALIARELSDAALRLRDMERQDIATLRVGFTPLMASAIVPDTLLRFAATHPQVEVEVVDGSPVEIQQAVENGGLDAAFGAFFAKVSGLRREAIIPSHLAAVYASDRTAHAADTGSGDMPWQALNDQPLICLTPESPVQSLTEEALFRHKLNIARRTTVQHLETAIAMAEKGFGIAIIPSFAQSACLRYAVHCRPLVPAVSFDFYVITRAGAVPSPTLTAFVTTFEQVVAELPKPSAG, encoded by the coding sequence ATGAATATTTCCCTGCGTCAGCTCAAGGCCTTCCTTGGCGTGGCCGAGTCGGCCAACTTTACGAAGACGGCTCAGCATCTGCACCTGAGCCAGGCGGGCCTGAGCGCAACCATTCGCGAGCTGGAATCGCAGCTCAATACTCGGCTGTTCGAACGGACCACGCGCGCCGTGGTGCTGACCGAAGCCGGCCGGGTCTTCCTGCCCACCGCGGCGCTGATTGCGCGGGAACTGAGCGACGCGGCGCTGCGGCTGCGTGACATGGAACGGCAGGACATCGCCACGCTGCGGGTCGGCTTCACGCCGTTGATGGCGTCCGCGATCGTGCCGGACACCTTGCTGCGTTTTGCCGCGACGCATCCGCAGGTGGAGGTGGAAGTGGTCGATGGCAGCCCGGTCGAAATCCAGCAGGCCGTGGAAAACGGCGGACTGGATGCGGCCTTCGGCGCCTTTTTCGCCAAGGTGTCGGGGCTGCGGCGCGAGGCCATCATTCCCTCGCACCTGGCGGCGGTATATGCGTCGGACCGCACCGCACACGCCGCGGATACCGGCAGCGGCGACATGCCGTGGCAGGCGTTGAACGATCAGCCGCTGATCTGCCTGACTCCGGAAAGCCCGGTGCAAAGCCTGACCGAAGAAGCCTTGTTCCGCCACAAGCTGAACATTGCGCGGCGGACCACGGTGCAGCATCTGGAGACCGCGATTGCGATGGCCGAAAAGGGCTTTGGCATCGCGATCATTCCGTCGTTCGCGCAAAGCGCCTGCCTGCGCTACGCGGTGCATTGCCGCCCGCTGGTGCCGGCTGTCAGTTTCGATTTCTATGTGATCACGCGGGCCGGCGCGGTGCCTTCGCCAACCTTGACCGCGTTCGTCACGACCTTCGAGCAGGTCGTGGCGGAACTGCCGAAGCCGTCAGCGGGCTGA
- a CDS encoding Bug family tripartite tricarboxylate transporter substrate binding protein — MKTWTLALAASCTLAVLPGAYAQAPAAYPTKPIRMIVAFPPGGSTDLIARVIAPVMSERLGQQVVVENRGGAGGNIAMEAVARAAPDGYVIGFSGAGALGINGVLYRNMTFDPIKDLTPVGRVAYSPFVLVGPPDAKAKTIADVLAEAKAMPEKLSLGHGGQGTVMQLASELFNQTAGVKTVLVPYKGTGPATVDAMSGQIPLAMSDTPSSVNYIQAGKLKAYAVTTAERSPALPDVPTLAEAGLKGYEATGWFAIAAPTGTPPAIIEKLNGALNAALNNAEVKTRIVAAGATPGPTTPDELRQLIEVDTDKWGKIIKRLNLRLD, encoded by the coding sequence GTGAAGACATGGACCCTTGCGCTGGCAGCCAGCTGCACGCTGGCTGTTCTGCCGGGCGCGTACGCCCAGGCACCCGCCGCCTATCCCACCAAGCCAATCCGCATGATCGTGGCGTTCCCGCCGGGCGGCAGCACCGACCTGATCGCGCGGGTGATCGCACCCGTCATGTCCGAACGGCTAGGCCAGCAGGTCGTGGTCGAAAACCGGGGCGGCGCGGGCGGCAACATTGCGATGGAAGCCGTGGCGCGCGCGGCGCCCGATGGCTATGTGATCGGCTTCAGCGGCGCGGGCGCACTGGGCATCAACGGCGTGCTGTACCGGAACATGACTTTCGATCCGATCAAGGACCTGACCCCGGTTGGCCGCGTGGCGTATTCGCCGTTCGTGCTGGTGGGGCCGCCCGACGCCAAGGCCAAGACCATTGCCGACGTGCTGGCCGAAGCCAAGGCCATGCCCGAGAAGCTGTCGCTGGGCCACGGCGGGCAGGGCACCGTCATGCAACTGGCCAGCGAACTCTTCAACCAGACGGCGGGTGTCAAGACGGTCCTGGTGCCCTACAAAGGCACCGGCCCCGCCACGGTGGATGCCATGAGCGGGCAGATCCCGCTGGCCATGAGCGACACGCCCAGCTCGGTCAACTACATCCAGGCCGGCAAGCTCAAGGCCTACGCCGTCACCACCGCGGAACGCAGCCCGGCCTTGCCCGATGTGCCGACGCTGGCCGAAGCGGGACTGAAAGGCTATGAAGCCACGGGCTGGTTCGCGATCGCCGCCCCAACCGGCACGCCGCCCGCCATCATTGAAAAGTTGAACGGTGCGCTGAATGCAGCGTTGAACAATGCCGAGGTCAAGACGCGGATCGTGGCCGCCGGTGCGACGCCCGGCCCGACCACGCCGGATGAACTGCGGCAGCTGATCGAAGTGGACACCGACAAGTGGGGCAAGATCATCAAGCGCCTGAACCTGCGGCTGGACTGA
- a CDS encoding alpha/beta fold hydrolase, with translation MADAAKIAAQGASRAPANAGDAVVGDLPADAARWESSARRVSTPAGANTITWRIWGNGSPVVLLHGNSGSWTHWIRNLDALSAHHTLYVPDLPGHGDADPYTNTPTMAGFASLLWHGMDELLPEHGLPVDILGFSLGSVLAETMAVERPAQVRKLVLLRGSFSDGPLALPEGIRRWRGVDDPAEMAAIQKHNLGVLMIHDTARIDALAVALQTRNVLRTTLDMRPLLASRTPQTFHRLTGEIHGVSGEFDVYGGDVAEQGRVLKQVHPSAHFHLIPGAGHWAIYEAADAINPLLVDILMKG, from the coding sequence GTGGCCGACGCTGCCAAGATCGCTGCCCAGGGTGCTTCCCGGGCGCCTGCCAACGCCGGGGACGCGGTCGTGGGCGACCTGCCGGCCGACGCGGCACGCTGGGAATCCTCGGCCCGCCGCGTGTCCACGCCAGCGGGCGCAAACACGATCACGTGGCGCATCTGGGGCAACGGGTCGCCGGTGGTCCTGCTGCACGGCAATAGCGGCTCCTGGACGCACTGGATCCGCAACCTGGACGCCCTGAGCGCCCACCACACCTTGTACGTGCCCGACCTGCCGGGCCACGGCGACGCCGATCCCTACACCAACACGCCCACCATGGCGGGATTTGCCTCGCTGCTGTGGCACGGGATGGACGAGCTGTTGCCCGAGCATGGCCTGCCCGTCGATATCCTGGGGTTTTCACTGGGCTCGGTGCTGGCGGAAACCATGGCGGTGGAACGGCCCGCGCAGGTGCGCAAGCTGGTGCTGCTGCGCGGCAGTTTTTCCGATGGGCCGCTGGCCTTGCCCGAAGGCATCCGCCGCTGGCGCGGTGTGGATGATCCCGCCGAGATGGCCGCGATCCAGAAGCACAACCTGGGCGTGCTGATGATCCATGACACCGCCCGCATCGATGCACTGGCGGTCGCCCTGCAGACCCGCAATGTGCTGCGCACGACGCTGGACATGCGGCCCTTGCTGGCCAGCCGTACGCCCCAAACCTTTCATCGCCTGACCGGCGAGATCCACGGTGTGTCCGGCGAATTTGACGTGTATGGCGGCGATGTGGCCGAGCAGGGACGCGTGCTGAAGCAGGTGCACCCGTCGGCGCATTTCCATCTGATTCCCGGCGCCGGCCATTGGGCCATCTACGAGGCGGCCGATGCCATCAATCCTTTGCTGGTGGACATCCTGATGAAGGGTTGA
- a CDS encoding TetR/AcrR family transcriptional regulator encodes MKDTLTGKSASAPALGLRERSKQDKLRRIKQAAREVFLEKGFDDATTREIAQRADVAIGTVFVYAADKRDLLMLIINNDLDAVNEKGEKALQSDLPLLEQLMKFFTLRYTYWAKEPPLSRAAVQETADFLAETTDKGKETSRFYARRSNISSMLTDLARQKQEAGKIADTAPPELIAGLIMTIYLTEVRRWLAQGTPKPAVGLARLRALLALAIQGLGPTGAEVPTIPSIPSGKKPRAK; translated from the coding sequence ATGAAAGACACCCTCACTGGAAAATCCGCATCCGCCCCTGCGCTCGGTCTGCGTGAACGCAGCAAGCAGGACAAGCTCCGACGCATCAAGCAGGCGGCACGCGAGGTCTTCCTTGAAAAGGGCTTTGACGACGCAACCACCCGCGAAATCGCCCAGCGCGCCGACGTCGCCATCGGCACCGTGTTCGTCTACGCGGCCGACAAACGCGACCTGTTGATGCTGATCATCAACAACGACCTGGACGCCGTGAACGAAAAGGGCGAAAAAGCCCTGCAGTCCGACCTGCCCCTGCTCGAACAGCTGATGAAGTTCTTCACGCTGCGCTACACCTACTGGGCGAAAGAGCCGCCCCTGTCGCGCGCGGCCGTGCAGGAAACTGCCGACTTCCTGGCCGAGACCACCGACAAGGGCAAGGAAACCAGCCGCTTCTATGCGCGCCGTTCCAACATCTCGTCGATGCTGACCGACCTGGCGCGCCAGAAGCAGGAAGCCGGCAAGATCGCCGACACCGCGCCACCCGAACTGATCGCCGGCCTGATCATGACGATCTACCTGACCGAAGTGCGCCGCTGGCTGGCGCAAGGCACGCCCAAGCCTGCCGTGGGCCTGGCCCGGCTGCGCGCCCTGCTGGCGCTGGCGATCCAGGGCCTGGGCCCTACCGGGGCCGAAGTGCCGACCATTCCATCGATTCCATCAGGCAAGAAACCGCGCGCCAAGTAA
- a CDS encoding SDR family oxidoreductase, producing MNDLTGKTAIVTGASSGIGRAVAIALAAAGARVMVAARNEQGLIETASLISQAGGTASICITDVTDEAQVQQLFDRTVAAFGGVDLLVNNAGVTTSQRIEDLTLAAWRQVLDVNLTGAFLCSREAFRVMKPRGGGRIINMGSVAALVPRPNSVPYTTTKHGLDGMTHALALDGREHGIAVSVLHPGVTESALAEKSGRKFAPGELMKASDVARVVLLMASLPPEVNLYESVIFPLSMPLLGRG from the coding sequence ATGAACGACCTGACCGGCAAGACAGCCATCGTCACGGGCGCAAGCTCCGGCATCGGCCGCGCGGTGGCCATTGCGCTGGCCGCCGCGGGGGCGCGCGTGATGGTTGCCGCCCGCAACGAACAGGGGTTGATCGAGACCGCGTCGCTGATCAGCCAGGCAGGCGGCACGGCGTCGATCTGCATCACCGATGTGACCGACGAAGCGCAAGTGCAGCAGCTGTTCGACCGCACCGTGGCCGCCTTCGGTGGCGTCGACCTGCTGGTGAACAATGCTGGCGTGACCACCAGTCAGCGCATTGAAGACCTGACCCTGGCCGCGTGGCGCCAGGTGCTGGACGTCAATCTGACGGGCGCTTTTCTGTGCAGCCGCGAGGCTTTCCGTGTGATGAAGCCCCGCGGGGGCGGTCGCATCATCAACATGGGAAGCGTGGCGGCGCTGGTGCCGCGGCCGAATTCCGTGCCCTACACGACCACCAAACATGGCCTGGACGGCATGACGCACGCGCTGGCGCTGGACGGCCGCGAGCATGGCATTGCCGTCAGTGTGCTGCACCCGGGGGTGACGGAATCCGCGCTGGCCGAAAAGTCCGGGCGGAAGTTCGCGCCCGGTGAACTGATGAAGGCGTCGGACGTGGCAAGGGTGGTGCTGCTGATGGCGTCCCTGCCGCCCGAGGTCAATCTGTACGAAAGCGTGATCTTCCCGTTGTCGATGCCGCTGCTGGGGCGGGGCTGA
- a CDS encoding NAD-dependent succinate-semialdehyde dehydrogenase, whose amino-acid sequence MSDDMLDLKMFIDGEWLDTTGRRSEPVINPATGASLGDLPHATTDDLQRAIDTSQAAFQRWRIISPLARGEILRKAAQLFRERSDRIARIMSLEQGKTLTESRIEVMVTAEMLEWAAEEGRRTYGRVIPPRENGWRQIVVQEPIGVTAAFTPWNFPAMIPARKIASSLAAGCTCIIKPSEETPACAIEIARALQDAGLPKGVLNVVFGVPAEVSEFLIASPIVRKVSFTGSVAVGKHIAGLAARGVKPVTLELGGHAPVLVFDDVNVEAVARMAAAGKYRNAGQVCISPTRFFVHRKVHDAFVDLFGRAAGALRVGPGVEASSQMGALANPRRLTAMDTLVEDARSRGASVVTGGERLSGDGYFFRPTVLASLHADSRVLSEEPFGPLAMVVPFDDDDEALRQANHLPYGLAAYAFTSNADRIIKVSNGIESGMVGMNTFAIASAESPFGGVKDSGYGSEGGIEGVAAYLTPKFISQSPAP is encoded by the coding sequence ATGAGTGACGATATGCTGGACCTGAAAATGTTCATCGACGGCGAGTGGCTCGATACCACCGGCCGCCGTTCCGAGCCGGTCATCAACCCGGCCACGGGCGCAAGCCTGGGCGACCTGCCGCATGCCACGACCGACGATCTGCAACGCGCGATCGACACGTCGCAGGCCGCGTTCCAGCGCTGGCGCATCATATCGCCCCTGGCGCGCGGTGAAATCCTGCGCAAGGCCGCGCAGCTGTTCCGCGAACGCAGCGATCGTATCGCGCGGATCATGTCGCTCGAACAGGGCAAGACGCTGACCGAATCGCGTATCGAAGTCATGGTGACGGCCGAGATGCTGGAGTGGGCGGCCGAAGAAGGCCGGCGCACCTATGGCCGCGTGATTCCGCCGCGCGAGAACGGCTGGCGGCAGATTGTCGTGCAGGAACCGATCGGCGTCACCGCGGCGTTCACGCCGTGGAATTTCCCGGCCATGATCCCGGCGCGCAAGATTGCCAGTTCCCTGGCGGCGGGCTGCACATGCATCATCAAACCGTCCGAAGAAACGCCAGCGTGCGCCATCGAAATCGCGCGCGCCCTGCAGGATGCCGGTCTTCCCAAAGGTGTGCTGAATGTGGTGTTCGGCGTGCCGGCAGAAGTTTCCGAATTCCTGATCGCGTCGCCCATCGTGCGCAAGGTGTCCTTTACCGGCAGCGTGGCGGTGGGCAAGCACATTGCCGGCCTGGCCGCGCGGGGTGTCAAGCCGGTCACGCTGGAGCTGGGCGGTCACGCGCCGGTGCTGGTGTTCGACGATGTCAATGTCGAAGCCGTGGCGCGAATGGCGGCCGCGGGCAAGTACCGCAACGCGGGGCAGGTCTGCATTTCGCCGACGCGTTTCTTCGTGCATCGCAAGGTGCACGATGCCTTTGTCGATCTGTTCGGCCGCGCAGCCGGCGCCTTGCGGGTCGGGCCCGGTGTCGAAGCGTCGTCGCAGATGGGCGCTTTGGCCAACCCGCGGCGTCTGACTGCCATGGACACGCTGGTGGAAGACGCCAGGTCACGCGGTGCGTCCGTAGTCACTGGCGGCGAACGCCTGTCGGGCGATGGGTACTTCTTCCGGCCCACGGTCCTGGCCTCGTTGCACGCCGACTCGCGCGTGCTGTCCGAAGAGCCGTTCGGCCCGCTGGCCATGGTCGTGCCGTTCGATGATGACGACGAGGCGCTGCGCCAGGCCAATCATCTGCCCTACGGACTGGCGGCCTACGCCTTCACGTCGAATGCGGACCGCATCATCAAGGTGTCGAACGGCATCGAAAGCGGCATGGTGGGCATGAACACCTTTGCGATTGCCTCGGCCGAATCGCCTTTTGGCGGCGTGAAGGACAGCGGCTACGGATCCGAAGGCGGCATCGAAGGCGTGGCCGCCTACCTGACGCCCAAGTTCATTTCGCAGTCCCCCGCGCCATGA
- a CDS encoding Bug family tripartite tricarboxylate transporter substrate binding protein — MTSFFSKRRAFHAAALSATGLAVFAATALGVSSTAHAQAYPTKPIRMVLGYPAGSGIDAVARQVAARLEKEAGQTVVVDNRAGALGNIAADMVAKSPADGYTILFTPNSTHAANIHLFKKLPFDPVKDFQPVGTVASLGFVLLTNPEARPYKTVADLTATLKREPGKYSWGSGNATGQVAGELYKTLAGVDAVNVPYKGVPQAMTDLIGGRIDFLFADATLAIPQLKGGRVRALAVTGKTRPTSLPDVPTMAEAGVPGYDLSGWFGIFLPANAPAPVLASLTGWLNTVTRDPAIAEFMRSIGAEPLPGGPADLATLVRTDTEKWGKIIRAAGITAE; from the coding sequence ATGACTTCCTTCTTTTCCAAGCGGCGGGCGTTCCACGCTGCCGCCTTGTCCGCCACCGGCCTGGCCGTTTTCGCCGCCACCGCGCTGGGCGTGTCATCGACCGCGCACGCCCAGGCCTATCCCACCAAACCCATCCGCATGGTGCTGGGCTATCCGGCCGGCAGCGGCATCGACGCCGTGGCCCGGCAGGTGGCCGCTCGCCTGGAAAAGGAAGCGGGGCAGACGGTGGTGGTCGACAACCGTGCCGGCGCCCTGGGCAACATCGCGGCCGACATGGTCGCCAAGTCGCCGGCCGATGGCTACACCATTCTGTTCACGCCAAATTCGACACACGCCGCCAACATCCATCTGTTCAAGAAGCTGCCCTTTGATCCGGTCAAGGACTTCCAGCCGGTGGGCACCGTCGCATCGCTGGGCTTTGTGCTGCTGACCAATCCCGAGGCCCGGCCTTACAAGACCGTGGCGGATCTGACCGCCACGCTCAAGCGGGAACCGGGCAAGTATTCGTGGGGCAGCGGCAACGCCACGGGCCAGGTGGCCGGCGAGTTGTACAAAACGCTGGCGGGTGTCGATGCCGTCAACGTGCCGTACAAGGGCGTGCCTCAAGCCATGACCGACCTGATCGGCGGCCGCATCGATTTTCTGTTTGCCGATGCGACGCTGGCGATTCCGCAACTGAAGGGTGGCCGCGTGCGCGCGCTGGCCGTGACAGGCAAGACCCGTCCCACTTCCTTGCCCGACGTGCCCACCATGGCGGAAGCGGGCGTGCCCGGCTACGACCTGAGCGGCTGGTTCGGCATCTTCCTGCCGGCCAATGCGCCGGCGCCCGTGCTGGCCAGTCTGACCGGCTGGCTCAACACCGTCACGCGCGATCCGGCCATCGCGGAGTTCATGCGCAGCATCGGGGCCGAGCCGCTGCCGGGCGGTCCGGCTGACCTGGCCACGCTGGTCCGTACCGATACCGAAAAGTGGGGCAAGATCATCCGTGCCGCCGGCATCACTGCCGAATGA
- a CDS encoding enoyl-CoA hydratase/isomerase family protein, whose protein sequence is MNTDKVTVTRNGALLDIALNTPANGNLLDAEMGRAIVAAVNQLDDDIKLIRLSGNGADFCAGRVSPMPAKGAAPSAEHLRRTVAMPALELYDALKATAVPVLGVIRGRAIGVGCALAGVCDVTIAADTASFQIPEMERDIPPTLVMSALIGRVPVKTVARMVLTRDTVSAAEALQAGLVSQVVAGDQLDAEVGRITSIMLGCGAVTIRAVKQFLELAPGLPRGTSSGLAGHLAGTALSAKF, encoded by the coding sequence GTGAATACCGACAAGGTCACCGTCACGCGCAACGGCGCGCTGCTCGACATCGCGCTGAACACACCGGCCAACGGCAACCTGCTCGATGCCGAGATGGGTCGCGCGATCGTTGCTGCCGTCAACCAACTGGATGACGATATCAAGTTGATCCGCCTGTCGGGCAATGGCGCGGATTTTTGCGCGGGCCGCGTTTCGCCCATGCCGGCCAAGGGCGCCGCGCCGTCGGCGGAACACCTGCGCCGCACGGTCGCCATGCCGGCGCTGGAACTGTACGACGCCCTGAAAGCCACGGCCGTGCCGGTGCTGGGCGTGATCCGCGGCCGCGCGATTGGCGTGGGCTGCGCCTTGGCGGGCGTCTGCGACGTGACGATTGCGGCGGACACCGCGTCGTTCCAGATCCCGGAAATGGAGCGTGACATCCCGCCCACGCTGGTCATGTCCGCGTTGATCGGCCGCGTGCCGGTCAAGACGGTGGCGCGCATGGTGTTGACCCGCGACACCGTCTCGGCCGCCGAAGCCCTGCAGGCCGGGCTGGTCAGCCAGGTCGTGGCCGGCGACCAGCTGGATGCCGAAGTCGGGCGCATCACCTCGATCATGCTGGGCTGCGGCGCGGTCACGATCCGCGCCGTCAAACAGTTCCTGGAACTGGCGCCGGGCCTGCCGCGCGGCACGTCCAGCGGACTGGCCGGGCATCTGGCGGGCACCGCGCTGTCGGCCAAGTTCTAG